The sequence below is a genomic window from Ciceribacter thiooxidans.
GTGACGCCCGAAGCGCTGGAGCCGCTGTTCGAAAAGCGGATGGACGGTTTTTCCGAAGTCTTCCACCGGCTCTCCTACGACAAGATCGGCACCTCGACGATCCAGTCGCGCGCCACCGGCGGCGTCGCCAACGCGACCTACATCTTCGTCCTGCCCGGCTCACCCGGCGCCTGCAAGGATGCATGGGACGGCATCCTGAAATGGCAGCTCGACTACCGCCACATGCCGTGCAATTTCGTGGAAATCATGCCGCGACTCGACGAGCATCTGCGCCGCGGCGGCTGACAGCGGGGAGTTTCCCGCAACACGCCGTGGACCGATTTCTTAACGGCCACCGGCTTATCCTTCCGGCGCCGGACATTTCGTCCACGCCGGTCGAGGCATCCGCTATTCGTGTGCCGAGGAGAAGAGCCGATGAAAGTTGCCGTGAATGCCCGCGCCACTGATTTCAAGATCGGCGGTCAGCAGCGTGCCGCGATGGAAGTGCTGAAGCGCATCCCTACCGTCCATCGAGTGACGCCCGGGAGGCCGCTCGGAGGAATGAAAGGCCACTTTTGGGAACAGGCGGCGTTACCGCTGAGGACGGCAG
It includes:
- the moaB gene encoding molybdenum cofactor biosynthesis protein B; translation: MTRLDETRPFIPVGIAVLTVSDTRTAADDKSGDTLVSRITEAGHRLVDRAIVPDDRDRIYNQVQAWTLSQEIDVVITTGGTGFTGRDVTPEALEPLFEKRMDGFSEVFHRLSYDKIGTSTIQSRATGGVANATYIFVLPGSPGACKDAWDGILKWQLDYRHMPCNFVEIMPRLDEHLRRGG